Below is a genomic region from Gracilimonas sp..
GAAGATTACTTTATCTCAGCTTTAGCTAGTTCGTGCAGTCTTTTCCACTCTTTCTCTCTTACCGGTGTGATTGAGTGACGGGCTAAGCGAAATAATTCCATATCCTGCAGAATCGGGTCTTCCTTAAGCTGATCGCGGGTTACCTCATTCTCAAACTTTTGGACAAATTTAACGTCCACCAATTGCCAGCGAGGTTCGCTTTCGGTACTCTTTTCATCGAAGTATTTAGAATTCGGATCAAACTGAAGCGGATCGGGATGTG
It encodes:
- a CDS encoding EVE domain-containing protein — translated: MSDRNYWLMKSEPDDYSIDDLKKDGETEWTGVRNYAARNYMRDDMKKGDGVLFYHSNISTPVIVGTMEVSKESHPDPLQFDPNSKYFDEKSTESEPRWQLVDVKFVQKFENEVTRDQLKEDPILQDMELFRLARHSITPVREKEWKRLHELAKAEIK